The stretch of DNA TGGCCTGTAACGTGGATAAGTCAGGTATCGTCGTCGGGTGCGGTCGGGACGGAGACGCCGAGCAGGCTGCTGATCTCGCCAATGATGCGGGCCCCGGCCTCGGGTACGGCGGCCTCCCTGCGTGCGCGGTCGTCGATCTGGGGAAGCCGGAACGGCTTGCCGAAGGCGACCTTGACGCGGCCGGTGCGGAAGCGACGGTCCCAGCGCGGCCACACGTCATAGGCGCCATCGACGGCGCACGGCAGGATGGGTACACCGGCCTTGAGAGCAAGGCGGACGGTACCGGGCCGGGGCGGTCGGAGAGAGCCGTCCCAGGTCCTCTCCCCTTCAATGTAGATATGGACCGGATACCCGGCCGCGAGTCTGCGCAGAGCCGTGCGGACGGCCTGGGGGTCGACCTGGAATCGACGGACGGGAAACGCGTAGCAACGCGTCATGACGGCCGAAAATATGGGAGAGGCGAACTGTGTGCTCTTGGCCATGGGGTGGACGGGCCTGGGCAGCCAGGTCTGGATGAAGAACGGGTCGAGGACGCTCTGGTGGTTGGAGATGAGCAGAAACGGCCCCGTCTCGGGAATGTTTTCGGTCCCCCGCAGGTCGAAGCCGCCGAATGCGGGCCAGACCCAGCGGCCGAGCCCCTGCATGAACCAGTAGAGGAGTCCGGGCGGCGGCAGCTCACTCACGGGGCGCCCCCTTGCATGATGCAGGTCCTTACGAACGGCTGGAGCTCGAGCACGTCCCGACCGCTTCGACGGTAGTGTTCGCGGAGCAGGTCGGAAAGCGCCCGCGTCCAGAGCCGGACGGAGCCCTCGAGGAACTTCACGGACGCCATCTGACGATGAAGCCCCAGTTGCAGGGATGACGACGCGGGCTGGAGGCCGGTGAGATCTCCCGGCCCCCAGCGGACGGCAGCGCCCTGTTCCGGCTGAAAGTGGAGACCATCGACGCGCAGGCTCAGGGTCCCGGGCTGCGGTTTGTCGTACACCTCGACCCAGCCCAGCAGCTCGCCCGAGTATCTGAGGGGGTTCTGCTGTCGCGCCTGCTTCACGCTGACCCGCTCCGGGCCGAGGATCAGCCCGTCGGCATCCGCCGGGGAGGCCTGAACCGGCCCGAGGATCGAGACCCAGTCGCCCGCGCTGCGCACGCGGCTCGAACCATCGATTCTGGCGACGATCGTGCTGCCGCGGCCGCGCCGGAATTCGGCGCCGCATTCCCGGCAGCGTTCGCGCCGCCCGGCGGGCCGGATGCTGCCTGGCGCGCGGCACAGGGGGCAGCCCCATAGCAGGTCGCGTACAGCCACGGGTTAGAGCTTCCCCATCACGGAGAGAAAGCGCAGCTTCCAGACCTTCCAGACGGCCTCACGAATGATATTTCCGGACATCTTCGACTCACCGGTCGTGCGATCGACGAAGACGATCGGGATCTCGCCGATGCGAAAGCCCTTTTTCCACGACCGGAGGCTCATCTCGATCTGGAAGGAGTATCCCTCGGACTCGACGCGGTCCAGGTCGATGGCCTCGAGCACTTCCCTGCGGAACGCCTTGAAGCCGCCCGTCGCGTCCCACAGCGGCACGCCCGTCACGACGCGGGCGTACGTATTCGCGAAATAGGAAAGGAGGAGGCGCGCGATCGGCCAGTTTACGACGGTGACGCGGCCCTCCAGGTAACGTGATCCGAGCACGAGGTCGTAATGCTCGAGCGCTTCCAGGAACTGGGGCAGATGCGCGGGGTCGTGCGAGAAGTCGGCGTCCATCTCGAGCAGCCAGGCATACCCCCGGTCCAGCCCCCACCGGAAGCCGGCCAGGTAAGCGGTTCCGAGTCCGAGCTTGCCGGAGCGGTGCATCACGTGTATGCGATGGCTTTCCGCCGCGAGCTCGTCGGCGACCTGTCCCGTGCCATCGGGAGATCCATCGTCGATGATCAGCACATCGATCCGTTCGTCCTGCGCCAGGACGAGCGGCACCAGCCGCGGGAGGTTCTCCCGCTCGTTGTAGGTCGGAATGATGACCAGCGCCCTCGACTCGCCCGGTATCACGTCTGCTTCCCCTCCGCGGCGCCGTTCGGAGCGACACCGCCATCCATGGCACCGCCCCGCGCGGTGCCCTCCTCTTCACCTGTGTCCGGTGCAACGTCCGCCAATTCCGCCGTCCGACCATCCCGCAGGACGGGCAGCAGGGCGAGCGGCGCGATCTCCGCCGCCGTGAACCAGACGCGCGACAGGACGCTGACCACGACGGCGACGCCGGCGGCGGGCATCACCTGTTGGAGTAGCAGGATCATCGCAGTCTCGCGGGCGCCCGCGCCCGCGGGCAGGACGAACAGAAGATAGCCGATCAGATAGGAGGCGGCGACGGTCCCGGCGAGGTATCGGGGCGAGTCGAGGGCCGGCGGATAGAAGGCACCGCAGAACAGTGCGAACGCAGTGCCGAGAGCAACCCAGGAGAGGGCGTAGCCGGTAGCCCACAGGGCGGCATGCCGCGGCTGTACACGGTCGGCGAGAGCGAATGCGGCCCCCAGTCGCTCCCCCGCACGCTGGCCCAGCCGCCCGAGGAGACGCTCACGGAAGCCGTGGCCGAACGGTGTGGCCACCAGCAGCCATATGACGGCCCCGCCCGTGATCAGCAGCACCGCGCCGAGAGCGAGCGGGAGGGCGGCCGGCACCCCGGCCGGAAGCCGGTCGACGGCGACGCGCCATTCGGGGAGCATCAGACCCAGAAAGAGGAAGCCGGTGGTCAGGAAACCGAACTGACCGAGCAGCGCGGCGGCGGTCGCGGAGCCGGGTGGCAGGCCTGCCCGGCGTGAGAGGACGGCGAAGCCGGCCAGCAGCCAGATCTTGCCCGGCACGTAGCGACCGAGGCTGGACAGGAAGTAGATGCGCATGGTCGCCCCGACGGACGGGCGTCCGATGCCCAGATCGCTCATGATGCGGCGCCACAGCAGGGCGTGGCTGAAGTAGACGCCCAGCAGCAGGACGAAGGAGCCGACGAGCGGAACGGGAGCGGGCCGCCAGCGTGTGAGATCGGCCCGGGTCAGCCCGGCAAGCTGCGGCGCCAGAGCGCGATAGATCCCCCAGATCACGGCGGCCAGCAGCGCGAGCTGCAGCAGCCTGATGACGAGCGTGCGGGATCTCACGCCCGTCGTTCGCGACGGATCGCGACGAGGCCGATCCGACGCCGCAGCAGCGGCAGGGCCCGCGCCAGCGTGCGCTCGGCGAGGTCCAGGCCGGGCAGGTGTGAAGGCAGCCACACCGAGCGTTCCACATCGAACCCCGCGCTCTCGACGGCGGCCCGCAGCTCCGCCGCGCTCCGCACACCGATGTGCGAGGGATCCTGCTTCATGATGCCGCGGTCGCGCAGCCGTTCGAAGAAGTGGTGGCGGTCGGGCGTGTACAGCACCAGGCGGCCGCCCGGGGCCAGTACGCGCCCGGCCTCGCGCAGGATGCGGGCGAGCGTTACGTCGTCCAGGTGTTCGGTCAGGTCGGCCGCGAGCACTACGTCGGCCGCGCCGTCGTCGAGCGGCAGCCGCACCGCGTCGGCACGGACGAAGCATGCGTTGATCGCGCTCTCGGCGTCGGCGACGGCGCCCGCCGCGCGCACCGCGGCCGGCGCCGGGTCGATACCGATGGCGAACGCACCCCGGCTCGCAGCCTCGATCGTGAACGTCCCCATGCCGCAGCCCAGGTCCACCAGCGTGCGCCCCGCGAGGTCAGGCAGCAGCGAGAACACGTTACGGATCCGTCGCCGGGCGAACCGGTTCCGCGTCCGATACCGCGCGCTCAGGTCCGCGAAATACGCGTCGTCGTAATGATCCGCGACATCGTATGCCGTCAGCTCCTTCCTCATGCCTTCCCGGCTCCCTGCTCCCTCATGTCGGCGTCGCTGCCGCCGGTGCGTCGGTCGCACGCCGCTCACGCCACGCGCCGATCAGCACGGTCGCGAGCAGCAGAGCCAGCAGAACGAGCGAAATGGCCGCGCCGCTGCGCAGCTCGGTCGGTACGTAGCGGAAGGTCACCGTATGCTCGCCCGCGGGCACTGCAATCGCCCGGAACGTGAAATTGGCCCGGTGAACCGGGACCTCACGGCCGTCCACGAACGCCTTCCACGCCGGGAAATAGTTGTCCAGGACGACCAGCATGGCCGGCTTGTCGGGTGCGACGCGCAACGTGAACGCGTCGGGCTCCCGCTCGACCCACTCGACGACACCGGTCGCGCCCTCCTGCACCTCGACGTCGGCCGGGAGCGGCTCCTCCAGGATGACACTCGTGCGCGCATCGAACTCCCCGGACAGGTAGCGTCCTGCGGCCGCATCCCCCGGCACCACCTCGGTCGTGCCGACGAGGAACGCGCGCGGCAGAACGTTGCGATAGCGGTAGAGCGCTGCGCGCGAGCCGACGTGTACTTCCTCGAGTCGCGGATCCTCGATCCTGGCCGGGCTCACGAGGTACTCCGTGTTCGTCCTGCCAGCCAGGAGCAGCTCCGTTGTAACGAGGTTATCCGCTGCATCTCCACCAATGAGATTCCGATAGCGGCCCATCTCGTTGCCGTGATGGCCAGCCAGCTGCTCCAGACCATGGACGGCGAGGTCATTGGAGCCGTAGGGGGAACGTGCGCCGACCGCCGCCGAGAGGTCGCCCACCCGGAAGACGCCGCCGGCGTCGCGCAGGCGCTGCAGGTACTCGATGGTCTCATCCGGGCGGAACAGCGTGCCGTAAGTCTCCGCCTGTTCG from Longimicrobiales bacterium encodes:
- a CDS encoding lysophospholipid acyltransferase family protein, whose protein sequence is MSELPPPGLLYWFMQGLGRWVWPAFGGFDLRGTENIPETGPFLLISNHQSVLDPFFIQTWLPRPVHPMAKSTQFASPIFSAVMTRCYAFPVRRFQVDPQAVRTALRRLAAGYPVHIYIEGERTWDGSLRPPRPGTVRLALKAGVPILPCAVDGAYDVWPRWDRRFRTGRVKVAFGKPFRLPQIDDRARREAAVPEAGARIIGEISSLLGVSVPTAPDDDT
- a CDS encoding lysylphosphatidylglycerol synthase domain-containing protein, whose translation is MRSRTLVIRLLQLALLAAVIWGIYRALAPQLAGLTRADLTRWRPAPVPLVGSFVLLLGVYFSHALLWRRIMSDLGIGRPSVGATMRIYFLSSLGRYVPGKIWLLAGFAVLSRRAGLPPGSATAAALLGQFGFLTTGFLFLGLMLPEWRVAVDRLPAGVPAALPLALGAVLLITGGAVIWLLVATPFGHGFRERLLGRLGQRAGERLGAAFALADRVQPRHAALWATGYALSWVALGTAFALFCGAFYPPALDSPRYLAGTVAASYLIGYLLFVLPAGAGARETAMILLLQQVMPAAGVAVVVSVLSRVWFTAAEIAPLALLPVLRDGRTAELADVAPDTGEEEGTARGGAMDGGVAPNGAAEGKQT
- a CDS encoding class I SAM-dependent methyltransferase yields the protein MRKELTAYDVADHYDDAYFADLSARYRTRNRFARRRIRNVFSLLPDLAGRTLVDLGCGMGTFTIEAASRGAFAIGIDPAPAAVRAAGAVADAESAINACFVRADAVRLPLDDGAADVVLAADLTEHLDDVTLARILREAGRVLAPGGRLVLYTPDRHHFFERLRDRGIMKQDPSHIGVRSAAELRAAVESAGFDVERSVWLPSHLPGLDLAERTLARALPLLRRRIGLVAIRRERRA
- a CDS encoding polyprenol monophosphomannose synthase; this translates as MIPGESRALVIIPTYNERENLPRLVPLVLAQDERIDVLIIDDGSPDGTGQVADELAAESHRIHVMHRSGKLGLGTAYLAGFRWGLDRGYAWLLEMDADFSHDPAHLPQFLEALEHYDLVLGSRYLEGRVTVVNWPIARLLLSYFANTYARVVTGVPLWDATGGFKAFRREVLEAIDLDRVESEGYSFQIEMSLRSWKKGFRIGEIPIVFVDRTTGESKMSGNIIREAVWKVWKLRFLSVMGKL